One Luteolibacter yonseiensis genomic window carries:
- a CDS encoding ArsR/SmtB family transcription factor → MVNFPPEHLDLTFAALADPTRRRILEDLAGGERRVTDLAKPYAMSLPAVSKHLKVLENAGLISRQREGRVHSLKLEAAPMKQAQQWIEDYRRFWEDRFDRLDDYLKQLQNHEKP, encoded by the coding sequence ATGGTTAACTTTCCACCGGAGCACCTCGATCTCACGTTCGCCGCCTTGGCGGATCCGACGCGGCGGCGCATCCTGGAGGATCTCGCGGGCGGTGAGCGTCGCGTCACGGACCTCGCCAAGCCCTACGCCATGTCCCTACCCGCGGTTTCCAAGCATTTGAAAGTCTTGGAAAACGCGGGACTCATTTCCCGCCAGCGCGAAGGACGCGTCCACTCGCTCAAGCTGGAAGCCGCTCCGATGAAGCAGGCCCAACAATGGATCGAAGACTACCGCCGCTTCTGGGAGGACCGGTTCGACCGCCTCGATGATTATCTCAAACAACTCCAAAACCACGAAAAACCATGA